In a single window of the Micromonospora inositola genome:
- a CDS encoding PaaI family thioesterase gives MPDLTGGFVALLGLKFDEVSGEKVVIRWEVRPELHQPFGIQHGGVYCSVVETAASIGGSLWLGDKGQVVGVSNQTDFLRAVREGELTAVGTPVHRGRSQQLWQVEITDDDGRLVSRGQVRLQNLTAR, from the coding sequence ATGCCGGACCTGACCGGGGGCTTCGTGGCCCTGCTGGGGTTGAAGTTCGACGAGGTCAGCGGCGAGAAGGTGGTCATCCGCTGGGAGGTGCGCCCGGAGCTGCACCAGCCGTTCGGGATCCAGCACGGCGGGGTCTACTGCTCGGTGGTCGAGACGGCGGCCAGCATCGGCGGCTCGCTCTGGCTGGGCGACAAGGGCCAGGTGGTCGGGGTGTCCAACCAGACCGACTTCCTGCGGGCGGTCCGCGAGGGTGAGCTGACGGCGGTGGGCACGCCGGTGCACCGAGGCCGCAGCCAGCAGCTCTGGCAGGTGGAGATCACCGACGACGACGGGCGACTGGTGTCCCGCGGCCAGGTGCGCCTGCAGAACCTCACCGCCCGCTGA
- a CDS encoding NRAMP family divalent metal transporter translates to MRKLLAATLGVLSAIGGFVDIGDLVAASQAGARFGMAHAWVLLVGVLGICAYAEMTGRIAAVSGRAVFDLVRERLGPRVALLNLVASYLVTVVTLAAELGGVALAVQLATGVSYLLWVPVAAFAVWLVLWRMRFELMERVFGLAGMALLVFAVALFALPTDWGRLGHQAVHLSAAGQGSSAYWFIAVALFASTVSPYEVFFFSSGGVEERWSAADLAHARSNVLIGFPVGGFLALSLIATAAVVYHPGGASLDTLDQVAHPVVLAFGGIGLAVAVLAFFAVTFGAALETGLSAAYAASQYFGWQWGKRVSPREAARFHSVLLVSVLLGVLLLLTTIDPVRLTEYMLVLSAVVLPLTYLPILVVANDRNYLGDRVNGRWNNLLGALFLLLIVVASVAAIPLAIITRMGQ, encoded by the coding sequence GTGAGGAAGCTCCTCGCCGCCACCCTCGGCGTGCTCTCCGCCATCGGCGGCTTCGTCGACATCGGCGACCTGGTGGCGGCGAGCCAGGCCGGCGCCCGCTTCGGCATGGCGCACGCCTGGGTGCTGCTCGTCGGAGTGCTCGGCATCTGCGCGTACGCCGAAATGACCGGACGGATCGCGGCGGTGAGCGGCCGGGCGGTGTTCGACCTGGTCCGGGAGCGGCTGGGGCCGCGGGTGGCGTTGCTCAACCTGGTCGCGTCCTACCTCGTCACGGTGGTCACCCTGGCGGCGGAGCTCGGCGGGGTGGCGCTGGCGGTGCAGCTGGCCACCGGGGTCAGCTACCTGCTGTGGGTGCCGGTGGCCGCGTTCGCCGTCTGGCTGGTGCTGTGGCGGATGCGCTTCGAGCTGATGGAACGGGTCTTCGGGCTCGCCGGGATGGCCCTGCTGGTCTTCGCGGTGGCGTTGTTCGCCCTGCCCACCGACTGGGGGCGGCTCGGCCACCAGGCGGTGCACCTCAGCGCCGCCGGGCAGGGCTCGAGCGCCTACTGGTTCATCGCGGTGGCGCTCTTCGCCTCCACCGTCAGCCCGTACGAGGTCTTCTTCTTCTCCTCGGGCGGGGTGGAGGAGCGGTGGAGCGCCGCCGACCTGGCCCACGCCCGCTCGAACGTGCTCATCGGCTTCCCGGTCGGCGGGTTCCTCGCCCTGTCGCTGATCGCCACCGCGGCGGTGGTCTACCACCCCGGCGGGGCGTCGCTGGACACCCTCGACCAGGTGGCGCACCCGGTGGTGCTGGCGTTCGGCGGGATCGGGCTGGCGGTGGCCGTGCTGGCGTTCTTCGCGGTGACCTTCGGCGCCGCGCTGGAGACCGGCCTGTCGGCCGCGTACGCGGCGTCGCAGTACTTCGGCTGGCAGTGGGGCAAGCGGGTCAGCCCGCGCGAGGCGGCCCGGTTCCACAGCGTGCTGCTGGTCAGCGTGCTGCTCGGGGTGCTGCTGCTGCTGACCACGATCGACCCGGTCCGGCTCACCGAGTACATGCTGGTGCTCAGCGCGGTGGTGCTGCCGCTGACGTACCTGCCGATCCTGGTGGTGGCGAACGACCGGAACTACCTGGGCGACCGGGTGAACGGCCGCTGGAACAATCTGCTCGGCGCGCTGTTCCTGCTGCTCATCGTCGTCGCGTCGGTGGCGGCGATCCCGTTGGCGATCATCACGAGGATGGGACAGTGA
- a CDS encoding hemolysin family protein: MQSYWSQLALVGVLVIVNAAFAGSEMALVSLRDSQLQRLERTSRAGRTLARLAKDPNRFLATIQIGITLAGFLASAAAAVSLAKPLVPLLGVFGDAAETVAIVAVTLALTFVTLVFGELAPKRIAMQSAERWALVVARPLDLLATFTRPAVWALGATSDLVVRLFGLNPRHQPEEIGPDELRDIVAGNHGFTKEQRTIIAGAVEIADRQLRAVLVPRLQVFTLDSGTTAEAARLVLAATGHSRAPVVRHGGLDDAVGVIHLRDLVGVPDDRPVDECARPPMLLPDSLPVVDALRQFKAERQHIALVVDERGAVDGIVTLEDILEEIVGEIYDETDRDLSSVRTEDDGTLVLPGTFPVHDLADLGVALPGRPPGDYTTIAGLVLTCLGHIPTVSGESVTVDGWELVVADIDHRAITEVRVRRHADAATDADAPLLDEARS; this comes from the coding sequence GTGCAGAGCTACTGGAGCCAACTGGCCCTGGTCGGAGTCCTGGTCATCGTCAACGCGGCCTTCGCAGGCAGCGAGATGGCGCTGGTCTCGCTGCGGGACAGCCAGCTCCAGCGGCTCGAGCGGACCAGCCGCGCCGGCCGGACCCTGGCCCGGCTGGCCAAGGATCCGAACCGGTTCCTGGCCACCATTCAGATCGGCATCACCCTCGCCGGTTTCCTCGCCTCGGCCGCCGCGGCGGTCTCCCTGGCCAAGCCGCTCGTACCGCTGCTCGGGGTGTTCGGCGACGCGGCCGAGACGGTCGCCATCGTGGCCGTCACCCTGGCCCTGACCTTCGTCACCCTGGTCTTCGGCGAGCTGGCCCCGAAGCGGATCGCCATGCAGTCCGCCGAGCGGTGGGCGCTGGTCGTGGCGAGGCCGCTCGACCTGCTGGCCACCTTCACCCGGCCGGCCGTCTGGGCCCTCGGCGCCACCAGCGACCTGGTGGTACGCCTCTTCGGGCTGAACCCCCGGCACCAGCCCGAGGAGATCGGCCCGGACGAGCTGCGCGACATCGTCGCCGGCAACCACGGCTTCACCAAGGAACAGCGGACGATCATCGCCGGCGCGGTGGAGATCGCCGACCGGCAGCTGCGGGCGGTGCTCGTACCCCGGCTCCAGGTCTTCACGCTCGACAGCGGGACCACCGCGGAGGCCGCCCGGCTGGTGCTGGCCGCGACCGGCCACTCCCGGGCCCCGGTGGTCCGGCACGGCGGCCTGGACGACGCGGTCGGCGTGATCCACCTGCGCGACCTGGTCGGCGTGCCGGACGACCGGCCGGTCGACGAGTGCGCCCGACCGCCGATGCTGCTGCCCGACTCGCTGCCGGTGGTCGACGCGCTGCGCCAGTTCAAGGCCGAACGGCAGCACATCGCCCTGGTGGTGGACGAGCGCGGCGCGGTCGACGGGATCGTCACCCTGGAGGACATCCTCGAGGAGATCGTCGGCGAGATCTACGACGAGACCGACCGCGACCTCAGCTCCGTCCGCACTGAGGACGACGGCACACTGGTGCTGCCCGGCACCTTCCCGGTGCACGACCTGGCCGACCTGGGCGTGGCGCTGCCCGGCCGGCCGCCCGGCGACTACACCACCATCGCCGGGCTGGTGCTGACCTGCCTCGGGCACATCCCCACCGTCTCGGGGGAGAGCGTCACCGTCGACGGCTGGGAGCTGGTGGTGGCCGACATCGACCACCGGGCCATCACCGAGGTCCGGGTCCGCCGCCACGCCGACGCGGCGACCGACGCCGACGCCCCGCTGCTGGACGAGGCCCGGAGCTGA
- a CDS encoding GNAT family N-acetyltransferase: MTSDVRLRPVRDADLPEFFAHQQDPQANWMAAFGPADPADRAAFDAHWARIRADPRIVTRTVVVDGEVVGHVAAFPVDERTEVSYWIDPRRWGRGHATAAVAALLRDLPRRPVHARVAKDNRASLAVLRKCGFVVVGEDSGYANGRGAEVEEWVLELPADGADLGDH, translated from the coding sequence GTGACCTCAGACGTGCGCCTCCGCCCGGTACGCGACGCCGACCTGCCCGAGTTCTTCGCCCACCAGCAGGATCCGCAGGCCAACTGGATGGCCGCCTTCGGCCCCGCCGACCCGGCCGACCGGGCGGCGTTCGACGCGCACTGGGCGCGCATCCGCGCCGACCCGCGCATCGTCACCCGCACCGTGGTGGTCGACGGGGAGGTGGTCGGGCACGTGGCGGCCTTCCCGGTCGACGAGCGCACCGAGGTCAGCTACTGGATCGACCCGCGCCGGTGGGGCCGGGGCCACGCCACCGCCGCGGTGGCCGCGCTGCTGCGCGACCTGCCGCGACGCCCGGTGCACGCCCGCGTCGCCAAGGACAACCGCGCCTCCCTCGCCGTGCTGCGCAAGTGCGGCTTCGTCGTCGTCGGCGAGGACTCCGGGTACGCCAACGGCCGCGGCGCCGAGGTCGAGGAATGGGTGCTGGAGCTGCCCGCCGACGGCGCTGACCTGGGCGACCACTAG
- a CDS encoding universal stress protein has product MTNRSGAPVVVGVDGSPSALDAVRVAAREAAARHRPLRVVHAFVWPLYGVPLGPVPAAPLDGGLRQEAEKLVAEAVDEARKVSAELQVTGEVVEGAATPVLLRESRDAALLALGHRGLGGFAELLVGSTAVQLSARADCPVLVVRGEPRADGPVVVGVDGSPLSTEAIGFAFAEAAQRGTSLVAVHAWLYPTPVGPGDIVPLVYDPEAFAAEEGRVLAESLAGWSERYPQVPVRQRLVAAAPARALVEESTDAQLTVVGAHGRGAFLGLLLGSVSHAVLHHARSPLAIVRHHPGGDPA; this is encoded by the coding sequence ATGACCAACAGATCCGGTGCCCCTGTCGTGGTGGGCGTGGACGGTTCCCCGTCGGCCCTGGACGCGGTCCGGGTGGCCGCCCGGGAAGCGGCGGCCCGGCACCGGCCGCTGCGGGTGGTGCACGCCTTCGTTTGGCCGCTGTACGGCGTCCCGCTCGGCCCGGTTCCCGCAGCCCCGCTCGACGGCGGCCTGCGGCAGGAGGCGGAGAAGCTGGTCGCCGAGGCGGTCGACGAGGCCCGCAAGGTCTCGGCCGAGCTGCAGGTGACCGGCGAGGTGGTGGAGGGCGCGGCGACCCCGGTGCTGCTGCGGGAGAGCCGGGACGCGGCCCTGCTGGCGCTCGGCCACCGCGGCCTCGGCGGCTTCGCCGAGCTGCTGGTCGGGTCGACCGCCGTGCAGCTGTCCGCTCGGGCCGACTGCCCGGTGCTGGTGGTCCGCGGCGAGCCGCGCGCTGACGGCCCGGTCGTGGTCGGGGTGGACGGTTCCCCGCTGTCGACCGAGGCGATCGGTTTCGCCTTCGCCGAGGCCGCGCAGCGCGGCACGTCCCTGGTGGCCGTGCACGCCTGGCTGTACCCTACGCCGGTCGGCCCCGGCGACATCGTGCCGCTGGTGTACGACCCGGAGGCCTTCGCCGCCGAGGAGGGGCGGGTGCTCGCCGAGTCCCTCGCCGGCTGGTCCGAGCGCTACCCGCAGGTACCGGTACGGCAGCGGCTGGTCGCCGCCGCACCGGCCCGGGCGCTGGTGGAGGAGTCGACGGACGCGCAGCTGACCGTGGTCGGCGCGCACGGCCGGGGCGCCTTCCTCGGGCTGCTGCTCGGCTCGGTCAGCCACGCGGTGCTGCACCACGCGCGCAGCCCACTGGCCATCGTCCGGCACCACCCGGGCGGCGACCCCGCCTGA
- a CDS encoding universal stress protein yields MNRPVVVGIDGSSSSLVAAEHAARNAVQRSRPLHLVHGYLHPLGYGVPLNPYDLGVPAPTEAAQKMLEEVAAELTERHPGLGVEVRQVAGGPGAALVEESRRAELVVVGSRGHGGFAGLLLGSVSGQVAQHGHCPVLVVRPADEPIPVGGRVVVGVDGSESAALAVRQAADEAARRDRALVLMHVRTDGRPGGLPEEVAESGAAEQAGSAELLAGVAGRVRADHPGLTVTERPVRAAKPELALIEASGEAELVVVGSRGRGGFAGLLLGSVSQALVQHAHCPVLVAHPYEPVD; encoded by the coding sequence ATGAACCGACCTGTCGTGGTGGGCATCGACGGATCATCGTCCAGCTTGGTCGCCGCGGAGCACGCGGCGCGGAACGCGGTCCAGCGGTCCCGGCCGCTGCACCTGGTGCACGGCTACCTGCACCCGCTCGGTTACGGCGTGCCGCTCAACCCGTACGACCTCGGGGTGCCGGCGCCGACCGAGGCGGCCCAGAAGATGCTGGAAGAGGTGGCCGCGGAACTCACCGAGCGCCATCCGGGCCTGGGCGTGGAGGTGCGCCAGGTGGCCGGCGGGCCGGGCGCCGCGCTGGTGGAGGAGTCGCGCCGGGCCGAGCTGGTGGTGGTCGGCAGCCGCGGCCACGGCGGGTTCGCCGGCCTGCTGCTGGGCTCGGTCAGCGGCCAGGTCGCCCAGCACGGGCACTGCCCGGTGCTGGTGGTCCGGCCGGCCGACGAGCCGATCCCGGTGGGCGGGCGGGTTGTCGTCGGGGTGGACGGCTCCGAGTCGGCGGCGCTCGCCGTCCGGCAGGCCGCCGACGAGGCGGCACGCCGGGACAGGGCCTTGGTGCTGATGCACGTACGAACCGACGGCCGGCCCGGGGGTCTGCCCGAGGAGGTGGCGGAGTCGGGGGCGGCCGAGCAGGCCGGATCGGCCGAGCTGCTGGCCGGCGTGGCCGGCCGGGTGCGGGCCGACCATCCCGGGCTGACGGTGACCGAGCGCCCGGTCCGGGCCGCCAAGCCGGAACTGGCGCTGATCGAGGCGAGCGGGGAGGCCGAGTTGGTGGTGGTCGGCTCCCGGGGTCGGGGCGGCTTCGCCGGGCTGCTGCTCGGCTCGGTGAGCCAGGCGCTGGTGCAGCACGCCCACTGCCCGGTGCTGGTCGCCCACCCGTACGAGCCCGTCGACTGA
- a CDS encoding FMN reductase yields the protein MTRRTLAVVSAGLGRPSSTRLLADQLAAATRDELDRRGANVELHPIELREHAHDVVNHLLTGFPSPALRHVLDAMAGADGLIAVTPIFNASYNGLFKSFFDVVDKEALADRPVLIGATGGTARHSLALEHAVRPMFAYLRAQVVPTAVFAAPEDWAGEGADGALRARIRRAAGELADQVDRRPAAVGPADPFALTTSFEDLLAGRDPA from the coding sequence ATGACCCGGCGCACCCTGGCCGTGGTCTCGGCCGGCCTCGGCCGGCCCTCCTCGACCCGGCTGCTCGCCGACCAGCTCGCCGCGGCCACCCGCGACGAGCTGGACCGGCGCGGCGCCAACGTTGAGCTCCACCCGATCGAGCTGCGCGAACACGCCCACGACGTGGTGAACCACCTGCTCACCGGCTTTCCCTCGCCGGCACTGCGGCACGTGCTGGACGCGATGGCCGGCGCGGACGGGCTGATCGCCGTCACGCCGATCTTCAACGCCTCCTACAACGGGCTGTTCAAGTCCTTCTTCGACGTGGTGGACAAGGAGGCGCTGGCCGACCGGCCGGTGCTGATCGGCGCCACCGGCGGCACCGCCCGGCACTCGCTCGCCCTGGAACACGCGGTCCGGCCGATGTTCGCCTACCTGCGCGCGCAGGTCGTGCCGACGGCGGTCTTCGCCGCCCCCGAGGACTGGGCCGGCGAGGGAGCCGACGGGGCGCTGCGCGCCCGGATCCGGCGCGCCGCCGGCGAACTCGCCGACCAGGTCGACCGCCGTCCGGCCGCGGTCGGTCCCGCCGACCCGTTCGCCCTCACCACCAGCTTCGAGGACCTGCTCGCCGGCCGCGACCCGGCTTGA
- a CDS encoding LLM class flavin-dependent oxidoreductase encodes MQFGVFTVGDVTVDPTTGRLPSEHERIKAMVAIALKAEEVGLDVFATGEHHNPPFVPSSPTTMLGHIAARTERLLLSTSTTLITTNDPVKIAEDYAMLQHLADGRVDLMMGRGNTGPVYPWFGQDIRTGIPLAIENYDLLRRLWREDVVDWQGKFRTPLQSFTSTPRPLDGVPPFVWHGSIRSPEIAEQAAYYGDGFFANHIFWPREHTQRMVGLYRQRFAHYGHGTPEQAIVGLGGQVFMRRNSQDAVREFRPYFDNAPVYGHGPSLEEFTAQTPLTVGSPQQVIDRTLGFREYVGDYQRQLFLMDHAGLPLKTVLEQLDLLGEEVVPVLRKEFDALRPAHVPEAPTHASLVAARDAVADLTGAENGR; translated from the coding sequence ATGCAGTTCGGAGTCTTCACCGTCGGCGACGTCACGGTCGACCCGACCACGGGACGGCTGCCGTCCGAGCATGAGCGGATCAAGGCCATGGTGGCCATCGCCCTCAAGGCCGAGGAGGTCGGGCTCGACGTCTTCGCCACCGGCGAGCACCACAACCCGCCGTTCGTGCCCTCGTCGCCGACCACCATGCTCGGCCACATCGCCGCCCGCACCGAGCGGCTGCTGCTCTCCACCTCGACCACGCTGATCACCACCAACGACCCGGTGAAGATCGCCGAGGACTACGCGATGCTCCAGCACCTGGCCGACGGCCGGGTCGACCTCATGATGGGGCGCGGCAACACCGGACCGGTCTACCCGTGGTTCGGCCAGGACATCCGCACCGGCATCCCCCTCGCCATCGAGAACTACGACCTGCTGCGCCGGCTCTGGCGCGAGGACGTGGTCGACTGGCAGGGCAAGTTCCGCACCCCGCTGCAGTCGTTCACCTCGACGCCCCGCCCGCTCGACGGCGTGCCGCCGTTCGTCTGGCACGGCTCCATCCGCAGCCCGGAGATCGCCGAGCAGGCCGCCTACTACGGTGACGGCTTCTTCGCCAACCACATCTTCTGGCCCAGGGAGCACACCCAGCGGATGGTCGGCCTCTACCGCCAGCGGTTCGCCCACTACGGCCACGGCACCCCGGAGCAGGCCATCGTCGGGCTCGGCGGGCAGGTGTTCATGCGGCGCAACTCCCAGGACGCGGTCCGTGAGTTCCGGCCGTACTTCGACAACGCCCCGGTCTACGGGCACGGGCCGTCGCTGGAGGAGTTCACCGCCCAGACCCCGCTCACCGTCGGCAGCCCGCAGCAGGTCATCGACCGTACGCTCGGCTTCCGCGAGTACGTCGGCGACTACCAGCGCCAGCTCTTCCTGATGGACCACGCCGGGCTGCCGCTGAAGACCGTGCTCGAACAGCTCGACCTGCTCGGCGAGGAGGTCGTTCCGGTGCTCCGCAAGGAGTTCGACGCGCTGCGTCCCGCCCACGTACCCGAGGCGCCCACCCACGCCTCGCTGGTCGCGGCCCGCGACGCGGTGGCGGACCTGACCGGCGCGGAGAACGGCCGATGA
- a CDS encoding DUF3224 domain-containing protein translates to MNGRAEGTFTPDSWDQEAYDEADGAVLAEARITKTFTGDLTGASTTRILMCRAQVETSAAYAGFERFTGTLAGRKGSFVLHHSASAHADAGSALSWTVVPDSGTDELRELRGGGQIIAGADGGHRYVLEYELP, encoded by the coding sequence ATGAACGGACGCGCGGAGGGCACCTTCACCCCCGACAGCTGGGACCAGGAAGCGTACGACGAGGCCGACGGGGCGGTGCTGGCCGAGGCCCGGATCACCAAGACCTTCACCGGCGACCTCACCGGCGCCAGCACCACCCGGATCCTGATGTGCCGGGCGCAGGTGGAGACCTCCGCGGCGTACGCGGGGTTCGAGCGGTTCACCGGCACCCTGGCCGGCCGGAAGGGTAGTTTCGTGCTGCACCACAGCGCGTCCGCGCACGCCGACGCGGGATCGGCGCTGTCCTGGACCGTCGTGCCCGACTCGGGCACCGACGAGCTGCGGGAGCTACGCGGCGGCGGGCAGATCATCGCCGGCGCGGACGGCGGCCACCGCTACGTGCTGGAGTACGAGCTGCCCTGA
- a CDS encoding MoaD/ThiS family protein: protein MVPGRRPPARRALRPRRGGLSGDRAAARPAARRGRRREPAHRGGHRHPAGVLDELAGAWPRLARRIRDERGELRRYVNVYVDGEDCRHVGGLDTPVGDGAEVQVLPSVAGG from the coding sequence CTGGTCCCTGGTCGCCGCCCACCTGCCCGACGTGCTCTGCGTCCGCGCCGCGGAGGTCTGAGTGGTGACCGTGCTGCTGCCCGGCCCGCTGCGCGGCGAGGCCGGCGGCGCGAGCCGGCTCACCGTGGCGGCCACCGGCACCCTGCGGGGGTCCTCGACGAGCTGGCTGGGGCGTGGCCCCGGCTCGCCCGCCGGATCCGCGACGAGCGGGGCGAGCTGCGCCGGTACGTCAACGTCTACGTCGACGGCGAGGACTGCCGGCACGTCGGCGGCCTGGACACCCCGGTCGGCGACGGCGCCGAGGTGCAGGTGCTCCCCTCGGTGGCCGGCGGCTGA
- a CDS encoding DNA-3-methyladenine glycosylase, with product MTTADPVTAAGLADLLAGPVVPAARGLLGCRLAAGGVTVRITEVEAYAGTAGDAASHAYRGRTPRNAVMFGPAGHAYVYFTYGMHWCVNVVTGPDGEASAVLLRAGEVVDGLDAARARRPAVRRDVDLARGPARLCAALGIDRSAYGLDLLGDGPLRLRPPVGPVAEAAIEAGPRVGVTGAHDVPWRFWTSGDPTVSAYRRHVPRVRR from the coding sequence ATGACCACCGCTGACCCCGTCACCGCCGCCGGGCTGGCCGACCTGCTCGCCGGCCCGGTGGTGCCGGCCGCGCGCGGACTGCTCGGCTGCCGGCTCGCCGCGGGCGGGGTCACCGTCCGGATCACCGAGGTCGAGGCGTACGCCGGCACGGCCGGGGACGCGGCCTCGCACGCCTACCGGGGGCGCACCCCGCGCAACGCGGTGATGTTCGGGCCGGCCGGCCATGCCTACGTCTACTTCACCTACGGCATGCACTGGTGCGTGAACGTGGTGACCGGTCCGGACGGGGAGGCCTCGGCGGTGCTGCTGCGGGCCGGCGAGGTGGTCGACGGCCTCGACGCCGCCCGGGCCCGGCGCCCCGCCGTGCGCCGGGACGTGGACCTCGCCCGCGGGCCCGCCCGGCTCTGCGCGGCGCTCGGCATCGACCGCTCCGCCTACGGCCTGGACCTGCTCGGCGACGGCCCGTTGCGGCTGCGACCGCCCGTCGGGCCGGTGGCCGAGGCGGCGATCGAGGCCGGCCCGCGGGTCGGCGTCACCGGGGCGCACGACGTGCCGTGGCGGTTCTGGACCTCCGGCGATCCGACGGTGAGCGCCTACCGGCGGCACGTGCCCCGGGTACGACGCTGA
- a CDS encoding DNA-binding protein has product MEHMVTLDNDPFTAPDAAQARAHRNYAALLRIAERHAGTDARRRRYAHPDVPDAYEAATLVMALAGGAELEPGEEPVDQADLTAALTLIPHVRAEVDALEAGLLQVARGRGLTWQAIAFGLGLGSAQAARQRYERLTVRTGTGD; this is encoded by the coding sequence ATGGAACACATGGTCACGCTGGACAACGACCCGTTCACCGCTCCGGATGCTGCCCAGGCCCGCGCGCACCGCAACTACGCGGCGCTGCTGCGGATCGCCGAGCGGCACGCCGGCACGGACGCCCGCCGCCGTCGGTACGCCCACCCGGACGTGCCGGACGCCTACGAGGCGGCGACGTTGGTGATGGCCCTCGCCGGCGGGGCCGAGCTGGAGCCCGGCGAGGAGCCGGTCGACCAGGCCGACCTGACGGCCGCGCTGACCCTGATCCCGCACGTCCGCGCCGAGGTCGACGCCCTGGAGGCGGGGCTGTTGCAGGTGGCCCGCGGCCGCGGCCTGACCTGGCAGGCGATCGCCTTCGGGCTCGGGCTGGGCAGCGCCCAGGCGGCCCGCCAGCGCTACGAGCGGCTGACCGTCCGGACCGGCACCGGCGACTGA
- a CDS encoding MmcQ/YjbR family DNA-binding protein, with product MTREKMLAYCLAKPGAWLDQPWEGDEVVKVGSRIFAFLGSPDGEARVGVKCGPNRDVADEWLHRFPDDAKASPYIGRSGWNTLRLDGGIGDEELTDAVDGSYDVVVAKLPKRERPTG from the coding sequence ATGACGCGCGAGAAGATGCTGGCGTACTGCCTGGCCAAGCCGGGCGCCTGGCTGGACCAGCCGTGGGAGGGCGACGAGGTGGTGAAGGTGGGGAGCCGGATCTTCGCGTTCCTCGGCTCCCCGGACGGCGAGGCGCGGGTGGGGGTGAAGTGCGGCCCCAACCGGGACGTCGCCGACGAGTGGCTGCACCGCTTCCCAGACGACGCGAAGGCGTCGCCGTACATCGGGCGGTCCGGCTGGAACACGCTGCGCCTGGACGGCGGGATCGGCGACGAGGAGCTGACCGACGCCGTCGACGGGTCGTACGACGTGGTGGTGGCGAAGCTGCCGAAGCGGGAGCGCCCGACGGGCTGA